A genomic stretch from Flavobacterium sp. KS-LB2 includes:
- a CDS encoding DMT family transporter encodes MNWILLIIGGLFEVGFATCLGKAKESTGMTATLWLGGFLICLVISMVLLYKATQTLPIGTAYAVWTGIGAVGTVLVGIFVFKEPADFWRIFFITTLISSIIGLKFVSSH; translated from the coding sequence ATGAATTGGATTTTGTTGATTATTGGCGGTCTTTTTGAAGTAGGATTTGCAACTTGTTTAGGCAAGGCCAAAGAAAGCACAGGAATGACGGCAACATTATGGTTGGGAGGATTCTTAATATGCTTGGTAATAAGTATGGTGTTGCTTTACAAAGCCACACAAACATTGCCTATTGGAACGGCTTATGCGGTTTGGACAGGAATTGGGGCAGTAGGAACAGTTCTTGTTGGAATTTTTGTGTTTAAAGAACCGGCCGATTTCTGGCGAATATTTTTCATTACCACTTTAATCAGTTCGATTATTGGTTTGAAATTCGTTTCAAGTCATTAA